The following are from one region of the Actinoplanes sp. L3-i22 genome:
- a CDS encoding peptidylprolyl isomerase — translation MAPSKDRQRKLARAKFDRQMAKRAIRERKRRRVLAGVGAALAVVLVAVGGAWIGGAFDSTDNTKPEAADICLWSPLDASTNSALKEVGTPPTKDLPETGTEAMTVTTNVGGPITAMLDIASAPCAAASFSYLAGKKFFDNTDCHEILDIGAVHCGDPSGSNQGGPTYSYYDENTPVQPQPSASSGTTATTPVLYPKGTVATFGQPAGSNGSQFLIFFKDYAPTTAPIYSIVGQVTGGLDTLAAIGKIPTVADDAGDKVKPKEKITIKSLTVAADTVAADPSASAQS, via the coding sequence GTGGCTCCCAGCAAGGACCGGCAGCGCAAGCTCGCGCGCGCGAAATTCGATCGCCAGATGGCCAAACGAGCCATCCGGGAGCGCAAGCGACGCCGTGTCCTGGCGGGCGTCGGCGCCGCCCTCGCGGTGGTGCTGGTCGCGGTCGGTGGCGCGTGGATCGGCGGAGCGTTCGACTCCACCGACAACACCAAGCCCGAGGCCGCCGACATCTGCCTGTGGTCGCCGCTGGACGCGTCCACCAACTCGGCCCTGAAAGAGGTGGGCACACCGCCCACCAAGGACCTTCCGGAGACCGGCACCGAGGCCATGACGGTCACCACGAACGTGGGCGGCCCGATCACGGCGATGCTGGACATCGCGAGCGCGCCGTGCGCCGCGGCCAGCTTCTCGTACCTGGCCGGCAAGAAGTTCTTCGACAACACCGACTGCCACGAGATCCTCGACATCGGCGCGGTGCACTGTGGCGACCCGAGCGGCTCCAACCAGGGCGGCCCGACGTACAGCTACTACGACGAGAACACCCCGGTCCAGCCGCAACCGTCGGCCAGCAGCGGCACCACGGCAACCACCCCGGTGCTGTACCCCAAGGGCACCGTCGCCACGTTCGGTCAGCCGGCCGGCAGCAACGGCAGCCAGTTCCTGATCTTCTTCAAGGACTACGCTCCGACCACCGCGCCCATCTACTCGATCGTGGGCCAGGTGACCGGCGGGCTGGACACGCTGGCCGCGATCGGCAAGATTCCGACGGTGGCCGACGACGCCGGGGACAAGGTCAAGCCCAAGGAGAAGATCACCATCAAGAGCCTGACCGTCGCCGCTGACACTGTCGCGGCAGATCCCTCGGCGAGCGCGCAGTCGTGA
- a CDS encoding IPT/TIG domain-containing protein produces the protein MVAGTATLLTTGYAVGLGSAAQAAAGCTTTTPALSVQATCTVPGTETIMVPVGALVVGLQVTGAGGGGGRSGSYWGNGGKGAVVSGWATLPVGADHLGIAVGAGGAAGVPSGGLGGAGGGGGSAVFVYDAMNVLLGTLVIAGAGGGGAGVDTNSLSYGGGGNAGVAGTDAGYPGYYLVGGGGAGAANGTGGAAGTGTTAGAAGGSAAPGTVAAGGAGGVIGSRRGGDGGGGYSGGGGGGADTRVSGIQYIGAGGGGGSTYIDPTAMPAATSTLAGNSPAAGSGGNGYPLSAPISAVAGGDGAVSMTFALTIPPGITSVAPTSGTLTGGGTLTITGTNLTGTTTVTVGGAPCGSVVVVSPTSVTCTLPPGSAGAADVVVTSPNGTDTKTGAYTYLATPTVTSVSPVGGPLVGGGTLTITGTGLTGTSAVSIGGAPCTSVVVVSPTSVTCVIPPGIAGAVNVVATAPGGTATRLAGYTYYGLPSITTVLPVSGPLTGGGQMTVTGTNLTGTSAISVGGNPCTSVTVVSPTQATCTIPAGGGLGPVNVVLTTPGGADTEVAAHTYLPAPTITSISPASGDVAGGGVLTITGTNLTGASAVTMGGPACTSVTVLSPTQATCTIPASINTGPVEVVISTLGGSSTLLNSYTYTGSPVVTPSPSPSVSPSPTPSSSPTVSPSPSTTPPSPTSSPTPTSSPSTPPPATDDDVHLKLALELKVDAPLAGAEASLSGGGLMASSTYVLTMHSDPVQVASGTTDGNGDFTAVITMPKKACVTGGLHELVLSGTTPSGKTVQDSNFVVLNDTCAVKGVSKSKPKNNTVQLRTFIFPYLSAELRPNAKRVLRDLASSVRGAKQLTITGYTQTGQQSKPARKFNKQLALRRAKAVRAYLQKLKVTAPIRVVGAGGVNPVDKKNQYKNRRVTITVRY, from the coding sequence GTGGTAGCCGGCACCGCCACGCTGCTGACCACCGGGTACGCCGTCGGCCTCGGCTCCGCCGCACAGGCGGCCGCCGGGTGCACGACCACCACTCCCGCGCTGAGCGTGCAGGCGACCTGCACCGTCCCGGGCACCGAGACGATCATGGTGCCGGTCGGGGCGCTCGTGGTCGGGTTGCAGGTCACCGGCGCCGGTGGCGGCGGCGGCCGGTCCGGCTCCTACTGGGGCAACGGCGGCAAGGGCGCGGTCGTCTCCGGCTGGGCCACGCTGCCCGTCGGTGCGGACCACCTCGGCATCGCCGTGGGCGCGGGTGGCGCGGCGGGCGTGCCGTCCGGCGGCCTCGGCGGGGCCGGCGGCGGTGGCGGCTCGGCCGTCTTCGTCTACGACGCCATGAACGTCCTGCTCGGGACCCTGGTCATCGCCGGGGCCGGCGGCGGCGGGGCCGGCGTCGACACGAACAGCCTGTCCTACGGCGGCGGCGGCAACGCGGGGGTTGCCGGCACCGACGCCGGATATCCGGGTTACTACCTGGTCGGCGGCGGCGGCGCCGGAGCCGCCAACGGCACCGGTGGCGCGGCCGGAACCGGGACGACGGCGGGCGCCGCCGGCGGGTCGGCGGCGCCCGGCACGGTCGCGGCCGGTGGCGCGGGCGGCGTGATCGGCTCACGGCGAGGCGGGGACGGCGGCGGCGGTTACTCCGGCGGCGGTGGCGGCGGCGCCGACACGCGGGTCAGCGGCATCCAGTACATCGGGGCCGGCGGAGGCGGCGGCTCGACGTACATCGACCCCACCGCGATGCCGGCCGCCACCAGCACCCTGGCCGGCAACAGCCCGGCCGCCGGCTCCGGCGGCAACGGCTATCCCCTCTCCGCGCCGATCAGCGCGGTGGCCGGCGGTGACGGCGCGGTCAGCATGACCTTCGCGCTCACCATTCCGCCGGGCATCACCTCGGTGGCACCGACCTCCGGCACGCTGACCGGGGGCGGCACGCTGACGATCACCGGCACCAACCTCACCGGGACGACCACCGTCACGGTCGGTGGCGCCCCGTGCGGCTCGGTCGTCGTGGTCTCCCCCACGTCGGTCACCTGCACCCTCCCGCCCGGCAGCGCCGGCGCGGCCGACGTGGTGGTCACCTCGCCCAACGGCACGGACACCAAGACCGGCGCGTACACCTATCTCGCGACGCCCACGGTCACGTCGGTGTCGCCGGTGGGCGGCCCGCTGGTCGGTGGCGGCACCCTGACGATCACCGGCACCGGCCTCACCGGGACCAGCGCCGTCTCGATCGGCGGCGCCCCGTGCACCTCGGTCGTCGTGGTCTCCCCCACGTCGGTCACCTGCGTCATCCCGCCCGGCATCGCCGGCGCGGTCAACGTCGTGGCCACCGCGCCCGGTGGCACCGCCACCCGGCTGGCCGGGTACACGTACTACGGTCTGCCGTCGATCACCACGGTGCTGCCGGTCTCCGGCCCGCTGACCGGTGGCGGCCAGATGACGGTCACCGGCACCAACCTCACCGGGACCAGCGCGATCAGCGTCGGCGGCAACCCCTGCACGTCGGTGACCGTGGTGTCGCCCACGCAGGCCACCTGCACGATCCCGGCCGGCGGCGGCCTCGGCCCGGTGAACGTCGTGCTCACCACACCGGGCGGCGCCGACACCGAGGTGGCCGCGCACACCTATCTCCCGGCGCCGACGATCACCTCGATCTCACCGGCGTCCGGGGACGTCGCCGGGGGCGGAGTGCTCACCATCACCGGCACCAACCTCACCGGCGCGAGCGCGGTCACGATGGGCGGACCCGCCTGCACCTCGGTGACCGTCCTGTCGCCGACCCAGGCCACCTGCACCATCCCGGCCAGCATCAATACCGGCCCGGTCGAGGTCGTGATCAGCACGCTGGGCGGGAGCAGCACGCTGCTCAACTCGTACACCTACACCGGGTCGCCGGTGGTCACGCCGTCACCGTCGCCGAGCGTGAGCCCGTCACCGACCCCGTCGTCGAGCCCGACGGTCTCGCCGTCGCCCAGCACCACCCCGCCGTCGCCCACCAGCAGCCCGACCCCGACGTCGAGTCCGTCGACACCGCCGCCGGCCACCGACGACGACGTGCACCTGAAGCTCGCGCTCGAGCTGAAGGTCGACGCACCCCTGGCCGGCGCCGAGGCGAGCCTCAGCGGCGGCGGGCTGATGGCCTCGTCCACCTACGTGCTGACGATGCACTCGGACCCGGTGCAGGTCGCCTCCGGCACGACCGACGGCAACGGTGACTTCACCGCGGTCATCACCATGCCGAAGAAGGCCTGTGTCACCGGCGGCCTGCACGAGCTCGTGCTCAGCGGCACCACGCCGAGCGGCAAGACCGTGCAGGACAGCAACTTCGTCGTGCTCAACGACACCTGCGCGGTGAAGGGCGTCAGCAAGAGCAAGCCGAAGAACAACACGGTGCAGCTGCGGACGTTCATCTTCCCGTACCTCTCCGCCGAGCTGCGCCCGAACGCCAAGCGCGTGCTGCGGGACCTGGCGAGCTCGGTCCGGGGCGCGAAGCAGCTGACGATCACCGGCTACACCCAGACGGGTCAGCAGTCCAAGCCCGCCCGGAAGTTCAACAAGCAGCTCGCTCTGCGCCGGGCCAAGGCGGTCCGCGCCTACCTGCAGAAACTGAAGGTGACCGCGCCGATCAGGGTGGTCGGCGCCGGTGGCGTGAACCCGGTCGACAAGAAGAACCAGTACAAGAACCGGCGGGTGACCATCACCGTCCGGTACTGA
- a CDS encoding MFS transporter, with the protein MLRSDPVFRALWIGVLASNIGTWMQTVGAQWLVVSEPDAATWVSLVQTATTLPVLLFALPAGTVADALDRRRLLLAVQLSLFLIAAALTALTALGEASPGVLLIFTFLLGCGQALTLPSWQAVIPEVVPHDQLPSASALGAVNTNLARSAGPALAGLLVAHFGSAVVFGLNALSFLVFAVALLRWKRPRRTPASRPEHFTSALRAGGRYVRYSPVIRRVLGRVLLFVLPGSVVWGLLPLVASRELGMGAGGYGTLLAALGVGAIAGALLMPRARKLLRTNQMIAVTGAAYGLALLVIALVPNRFVVTPVLVVAGLAWMMLVSRMNVAMQLNLPNWVRARALAIYQLVFAGGQALGALAWGQSAEAVGLRQTFGLAAALMLAGTLTVRVWPVHTHEDEDHTPAVYWAEPHLLLQPHLDEGPILVSATYRVPAANTVAFVRAMDDLRGSRQRTGAIRWGLFQDGADPAEFVEVYLVPTWAEHLRQHEGRLTGDDEVSEERAVALAEGPPAVRHLLPAKHSD; encoded by the coding sequence GTGCTGAGAAGTGATCCGGTCTTCCGGGCGTTGTGGATCGGGGTGCTGGCCAGCAACATCGGCACCTGGATGCAGACCGTCGGCGCCCAGTGGCTGGTCGTGTCCGAGCCGGACGCGGCGACCTGGGTCAGCCTGGTGCAGACGGCCACCACGCTGCCGGTGCTGCTGTTCGCCCTGCCCGCCGGGACGGTCGCGGACGCCCTCGACCGGCGGCGACTGCTTCTCGCCGTACAGCTCAGTCTGTTTCTGATCGCAGCGGCCCTGACCGCGCTGACCGCCCTGGGGGAAGCCTCCCCCGGCGTGCTGTTGATCTTTACGTTCCTGCTCGGCTGCGGGCAGGCGCTGACCCTGCCGTCGTGGCAGGCGGTGATCCCGGAGGTCGTGCCGCACGATCAGCTGCCGTCCGCGTCCGCGCTCGGCGCGGTCAACACCAACCTCGCGCGGTCCGCCGGTCCGGCGCTGGCCGGCCTGCTCGTGGCGCACTTCGGCTCGGCCGTCGTCTTCGGCCTGAACGCGCTGTCGTTCCTGGTCTTCGCGGTGGCGCTGCTGCGCTGGAAGCGTCCGCGGCGAACCCCGGCGAGCCGTCCGGAGCACTTCACGTCCGCGCTGCGGGCCGGCGGCCGGTACGTCCGGTACTCGCCGGTGATCCGCCGGGTCCTCGGCCGGGTGCTGCTGTTCGTGCTGCCCGGCAGCGTGGTCTGGGGCCTGTTGCCGCTGGTCGCGAGCCGGGAGCTGGGGATGGGCGCGGGCGGCTACGGCACGCTGCTGGCCGCGCTCGGGGTCGGCGCGATCGCCGGGGCGCTGCTGATGCCCCGGGCCCGGAAGCTGCTGCGGACCAATCAGATGATCGCCGTGACCGGTGCCGCCTATGGTCTCGCGCTGCTGGTGATCGCGCTGGTGCCGAACCGCTTCGTGGTCACGCCGGTCCTGGTGGTGGCCGGCCTGGCCTGGATGATGCTGGTCTCCCGGATGAACGTGGCGATGCAGCTCAACCTGCCGAACTGGGTCCGGGCCCGGGCGCTGGCCATCTACCAGCTGGTCTTCGCCGGTGGGCAGGCGCTCGGCGCGCTGGCCTGGGGACAGTCCGCCGAGGCCGTCGGCCTGCGGCAGACCTTCGGGCTGGCGGCGGCACTGATGCTGGCGGGCACCTTGACGGTACGGGTGTGGCCGGTCCACACCCACGAGGACGAGGACCACACCCCGGCCGTCTACTGGGCCGAGCCGCACCTGCTCCTGCAGCCGCACCTGGACGAGGGCCCGATCCTGGTCTCCGCGACGTACCGGGTCCCGGCCGCGAACACGGTGGCGTTCGTGCGCGCGATGGACGACCTCCGCGGCTCGCGGCAGCGGACCGGCGCGATCCGGTGGGGTCTGTTCCAGGACGGCGCCGATCCGGCCGAGTTCGTCGAGGTCTACCTGGTGCCCACCTGGGCGGAGCATCTGCGCCAGCACGAGGGCCGGCTGACCGGCGACGACGAGGTGTCCGAGGAGCGGGCGGTCGCGCTCGCCGAGGGCCCGCCGGCGGTCCGTCACCTGCTGCCCGCCAAGCATTCCGATTAG
- the hisS gene encoding histidine--tRNA ligase has translation MPISGFPEWLPPQRMIEQSVLDKIRSTFELYGFAPLETRAVEPLETLLAKGETSKEVYLLHRLQDAAGTPSREDQLGLHFDLTVPFARFVVENHGKLVFPFRRYQIQKVWRGERPQEGRYREFLQADIDVVNQDTLPFHFDTEMPLVIGDVFRSLPIPSATILVNNRKVCEGFYRGLGLEDTAQVLRTVDKLDKIGPEKVAALLVETAGATDAQAAACLALAGISTTDGSFVDAVRALGVSDPLLDEGLGELLQVVEAANEHAPGLIRAELKIARGLDYYTGTVYETQLQGYERFGSICSGGRYETLASVGNTRFPGVGISIGVSRMLGLLFGHNALSVSRSVPTAVLVAVPAEEQRAECIRIAAELRKRGIPTEVAPTAAKFGKQIQFADRRGIPYVWFPGSPDTVKDIRSGEQTEASAATWAPPPGDMFPVVTAM, from the coding sequence GTGCCTATTTCCGGCTTCCCTGAGTGGCTGCCGCCCCAGCGCATGATCGAGCAGTCCGTGCTGGACAAGATCCGATCCACCTTCGAGCTGTACGGGTTCGCCCCGCTCGAGACCCGGGCGGTCGAGCCGCTGGAGACGCTGCTCGCCAAGGGTGAGACGTCCAAAGAGGTCTATCTGCTGCACCGGCTGCAGGACGCGGCCGGCACCCCGTCCCGGGAAGATCAGCTGGGCCTGCACTTCGACCTGACGGTGCCTTTTGCTCGATTTGTCGTGGAAAATCACGGCAAATTGGTCTTCCCCTTCCGGCGCTACCAGATCCAGAAGGTGTGGCGCGGCGAGCGGCCGCAGGAGGGCCGCTACCGCGAGTTCCTCCAGGCCGACATCGACGTGGTCAACCAGGACACCCTGCCGTTCCACTTCGACACCGAGATGCCGCTGGTCATCGGCGACGTGTTCCGGTCGCTGCCGATCCCGTCGGCGACCATCCTGGTCAACAACCGGAAGGTCTGCGAGGGCTTCTACCGCGGGCTCGGCCTCGAGGACACCGCCCAGGTGCTGCGGACCGTCGACAAGCTCGACAAGATCGGGCCGGAGAAGGTGGCCGCGCTCCTGGTCGAGACCGCGGGCGCGACCGACGCGCAGGCCGCGGCGTGTCTCGCCCTGGCCGGGATCTCCACCACGGACGGCTCGTTCGTGGACGCGGTCCGGGCCCTCGGCGTCAGCGACCCGCTCCTCGACGAGGGGCTCGGCGAGCTGCTGCAGGTGGTCGAGGCGGCCAACGAGCACGCGCCGGGGCTGATCCGCGCCGAGCTGAAGATCGCCCGTGGTCTCGATTACTACACCGGCACGGTCTACGAGACCCAATTGCAGGGGTACGAGCGGTTCGGCTCGATCTGCTCCGGTGGCCGCTACGAGACGCTCGCGTCGGTCGGCAACACCCGCTTCCCCGGCGTCGGCATCTCGATCGGCGTGTCCCGGATGCTCGGCCTGCTCTTCGGGCACAACGCGCTGTCGGTGTCCCGCTCGGTGCCGACCGCCGTGCTGGTCGCGGTGCCGGCCGAGGAGCAGCGCGCCGAGTGCATCCGGATCGCCGCTGAGCTGCGCAAACGCGGCATTCCGACCGAGGTGGCGCCGACCGCGGCGAAGTTCGGCAAGCAGATCCAGTTCGCGGACCGGCGCGGGATCCCCTACGTCTGGTTCCCGGGCTCGCCGGACACGGTCAAGGACATCCGGTCCGGGGAACAGACCGAGGCGTCCGCGGCCACCTGGGCTCCGCCGCCCGGCGACATGTTCCCGGTGGTCACTGCGATGTGA
- a CDS encoding PaaI family thioesterase produces the protein MTQTQARERTFTWTDPAEHAKLFVERSGLDVLRAMAAGEIPPPPIMQLISGDRLQVEPGSVTITLTPQEFHYNPIGTVHGGVIATLLDTAAACSVQTTLPAGIGYTSMDLNVKFLRPVTIDTGLITCTGTVLQQGRRTALAEARLTDARGKLIAHATSTCLIFELPTA, from the coding sequence ATGACGCAGACTCAGGCGCGCGAGCGTACGTTCACCTGGACCGACCCGGCCGAGCACGCCAAGCTCTTCGTCGAGCGCAGCGGCCTGGACGTGCTGCGCGCGATGGCGGCCGGCGAGATCCCGCCCCCGCCGATCATGCAGCTCATCTCCGGTGACCGCCTCCAGGTCGAGCCGGGCAGCGTCACCATCACGCTCACCCCGCAGGAGTTCCACTACAACCCGATCGGCACCGTGCACGGCGGGGTCATCGCCACCCTGCTCGACACCGCCGCCGCCTGCTCGGTCCAGACCACCCTGCCGGCCGGCATCGGCTACACCAGCATGGACCTGAACGTGAAGTTCCTGCGCCCGGTCACCATCGACACCGGCCTGATCACCTGCACCGGGACCGTCCTGCAGCAGGGCCGCCGCACCGCGCTGGCCGAGGCCCGGCTGACCGACGCCCGCGGCAAACTGATCGCCCACGCCACCTCGACCTGCCTGATCTTCGAGCTCCCCACCGCCTGA
- a CDS encoding MBL fold metallo-hydrolase: protein MLVASFPAQAFGTNCYVVAAGPGEQCLVVDPGIGVLDQLDEVLAQHRLSPAAVLLTHGHLDHTFSVAPVCGARGITAYVHPDDREMLADPSKGLSADLNALFGGRMEYSEPDDVSELTDGAVLDLIGLKITVDHAPGHTGGSVLFRLPGEGSSWDAEELCLSGDVLFAGSIGRTDLPGGSTPTMMSSLRGKILPLADDTVVLPGHGPATTIGRERASNPYLRELIAAPGRFL from the coding sequence GTGCTCGTCGCCAGCTTTCCGGCGCAGGCCTTCGGCACCAACTGTTATGTGGTGGCCGCGGGTCCGGGCGAGCAGTGTCTGGTGGTCGACCCGGGCATCGGCGTGCTCGACCAGTTGGACGAGGTGCTCGCGCAGCACCGGCTGTCCCCGGCCGCGGTGCTGCTCACGCATGGTCACCTGGACCACACGTTCTCCGTCGCGCCGGTCTGCGGGGCGCGCGGCATCACGGCGTACGTGCACCCCGACGATCGAGAGATGCTCGCCGATCCGTCGAAGGGGCTGAGCGCCGATCTGAATGCGTTGTTCGGCGGCCGGATGGAGTATTCGGAACCCGACGACGTCTCGGAATTGACGGATGGTGCCGTTCTTGACCTGATCGGCTTGAAGATCACCGTCGATCATGCACCCGGCCATACCGGCGGGTCGGTGCTGTTCCGCCTGCCGGGCGAGGGCTCCTCCTGGGACGCGGAGGAGCTCTGTCTCTCCGGGGACGTGCTCTTCGCGGGCTCGATCGGGCGCACCGACCTGCCGGGTGGCAGCACCCCGACGATGATGTCCTCGCTGCGGGGCAAGATCCTCCCGCTCGCCGACGACACCGTCGTGCTGCCCGGCCACGGCCCGGCCACCACCATCGGCCGTGAGCGCGCGTCGAACCCGTACCTGCGGGAGCTGATCGCGGCGCCCGGCCGCTTCCTCTGA
- a CDS encoding helix-turn-helix domain-containing protein, producing the protein MVAHVTPPEALDWDVDNCTISRAMEILGEKWTMVVLREIFSGIRRFEDMRVRTRIPRQVLTNRLSALVRAGVLRREPYREPGARVRHEYRLTEKGFDLYPVMIALAGWGNRYLADPAGPPIQFVHWDCGAELHAELHCAESHEVTGHRDVLPRPGPGAHRRG; encoded by the coding sequence ATGGTCGCGCATGTCACACCGCCGGAAGCCCTCGACTGGGACGTGGACAACTGCACCATCTCGCGGGCGATGGAGATCCTCGGCGAGAAGTGGACGATGGTGGTGCTGCGCGAGATCTTCTCCGGGATCCGCCGTTTCGAGGACATGCGGGTACGCACCCGGATCCCCCGGCAGGTGCTGACGAATCGGCTGTCCGCGCTGGTCCGGGCCGGGGTGCTGCGCCGGGAGCCGTATCGGGAGCCGGGCGCCCGGGTGCGTCACGAGTACCGGCTGACCGAGAAGGGGTTCGACCTCTATCCGGTGATGATCGCCCTGGCCGGCTGGGGCAACCGCTACCTGGCCGACCCGGCCGGGCCGCCGATCCAGTTCGTCCATTGGGACTGCGGGGCGGAGCTGCACGCCGAGCTGCACTGCGCCGAGAGCCACGAGGTGACCGGCCACCGCGACGTGCTGCCCCGCCCCGGTCCGGGGGCACATCGGCGTGGCTAG